The following coding sequences lie in one Paraburkholderia largidicola genomic window:
- a CDS encoding acyltransferase family protein yields the protein MANTLKLPASANSGKSLKIDAIRFLAAFWVLMYHFKPPLFKELLPHRLSFLGGALWSGSTALFAGPAAVIVFFVISGYCIHAAYHKDVALKPVNYYASRFIRIGLPLVVLLCVVQPLPSGQNYLESVLWSLYCEMAYYAVYPLLRPRFRYIGEMIVGCALMATAMVACVRLFGHPVCHGCVYETYRVPGTALLYAAGWISGCLIAETQRNAAQFQIRGAYSPLTMAMRRALDASTRLLASHLVVLRTVIVAAGAAVMILLSESSLKPAMLPLITPDITLPVFQIFAAIWIATETATPSQSRVWTVLAACGAWSYSLYLCHKTALALLEMTTFDESSRYAWFVEVALAFAISYAFYRIIEKPSHVISQRLRKYTPDVPGAPAA from the coding sequence ATGGCGAATACCTTGAAGCTGCCGGCGTCGGCCAATTCCGGAAAATCCCTGAAGATCGACGCCATTCGCTTTCTCGCGGCGTTCTGGGTACTGATGTACCACTTCAAGCCGCCCCTTTTCAAAGAACTCCTGCCGCACCGGCTTTCCTTTCTGGGCGGCGCGTTGTGGTCCGGGTCGACCGCATTGTTCGCCGGACCTGCCGCCGTCATCGTGTTCTTCGTGATATCCGGTTATTGCATTCACGCCGCATATCATAAGGACGTCGCGCTCAAGCCAGTCAACTATTACGCGTCGCGATTCATCCGGATTGGATTGCCGCTCGTCGTACTGCTTTGCGTCGTTCAGCCATTACCGTCGGGGCAGAACTATCTGGAATCGGTATTGTGGTCGCTTTACTGCGAGATGGCGTATTACGCGGTTTATCCGCTGTTGCGGCCACGCTTTCGCTATATCGGGGAAATGATCGTCGGTTGTGCGTTGATGGCAACTGCGATGGTGGCATGCGTGCGGCTGTTCGGGCATCCCGTTTGTCACGGTTGCGTCTATGAAACGTATCGCGTTCCGGGCACGGCATTGCTGTACGCGGCCGGCTGGATATCGGGCTGCCTGATCGCGGAGACGCAGCGTAACGCGGCGCAGTTCCAGATTCGCGGCGCGTATTCTCCGCTGACGATGGCGATGAGGCGCGCGCTGGATGCGAGCACGCGTCTGCTTGCCAGCCATCTCGTCGTGCTGAGAACGGTGATCGTTGCGGCAGGCGCGGCCGTGATGATTCTGTTATCGGAATCGAGTCTCAAGCCGGCGATGCTGCCGTTGATCACACCGGATATCACGCTGCCGGTATTTCAGATCTTCGCGGCAATCTGGATCGCAACGGAAACCGCGACGCCATCTCAATCGCGTGTGTGGACGGTGCTGGCTGCGTGCGGCGCGTGGTCGTACAGCCTTTATCTTTGCCACAAGACCGCGCTGGCGCTACTCGAAATGACGACATTCGACGAAAGCTCGCGCTACGCGTGGTTCGTCGAAGTGGCGCTGGCCTTTGCGATCAGCTACGCGTTCTACCGGATCATCGAGAAGCCTTCGCACGTCATTTCGCAGCGCCTGCGAAAGTACACACCGGACGTGCCGGGCGCACCCGCGGCCTGA
- a CDS encoding molybdopterin-dependent oxidoreductase has protein sequence MTIRKRTPQPGSFLATHGESIIRDAQRELKSPARRLFGQRLLTLGGIALLSGCDLTNDKTVNTALRRISFFNDDVQALLFDPKELAPTYPESMITRPFPFNAFYDIDDVPEVDAATYRLQVGGLAHGKRVWTLDELRALPQESQITRHICIEGWSAIGHWGGVRFSDFLRRVGADTSAKYVSLRCADNYWTSIDMPTALHAQTLLTLTYDGDVLPPKYGFPMKLRMPTKLGYKNPKHIVSIEITNQYPGGYWENQGYNWFGGS, from the coding sequence ATGACGATCCGCAAGCGAACCCCGCAGCCAGGCTCTTTTCTCGCCACACATGGCGAATCGATCATCCGCGACGCGCAGCGCGAACTCAAATCACCCGCGCGACGGCTCTTCGGTCAGCGGCTGTTGACGCTGGGCGGCATCGCGCTGCTGTCCGGCTGCGATCTGACCAACGACAAAACCGTCAACACGGCGCTGCGCCGCATTTCGTTTTTCAACGACGACGTGCAGGCGCTGCTGTTCGACCCAAAAGAACTCGCGCCGACTTATCCCGAGTCGATGATCACGCGGCCGTTTCCGTTCAACGCGTTCTATGACATCGACGACGTGCCCGAAGTCGACGCCGCGACCTACCGCTTGCAGGTAGGCGGGCTCGCGCACGGCAAGCGCGTATGGACGCTCGACGAACTGCGCGCACTGCCGCAGGAAAGTCAGATCACGCGCCATATCTGTATCGAAGGATGGAGCGCGATCGGGCATTGGGGCGGCGTGCGCTTTTCCGATTTCCTGCGCCGCGTGGGCGCGGATACGAGCGCGAAGTACGTGTCGCTACGTTGCGCGGACAACTACTGGACCAGCATCGACATGCCGACCGCGCTGCACGCGCAGACGCTGCTCACGCTCACGTACGACGGCGACGTGCTGCCGCCCAAGTACGGCTTCCCGATGAAGCTGCGCATGCCGACCAAACTCGGCTACAAGAATCCGAAGCATATCGTCTCGATCGAAATCACGAACCAGTATCCGGGCGGCTACTGGGAGAACCAGGGCTACAACTGGTTCGGCGGTTCGTGA
- a CDS encoding cytochrome b/b6 domain-containing protein: MSHNTVQPGWVRITHWINALAVVLMVMSGWQIYDASPIFPVIQFSPSITLGGWLGGALQWHFAVMWLLVANFIVYLAGNVASGRLRRKLLPLNPKLLAADLLAALRGRLKHDDLAHYNAIQKLAYLVVIADIVLIVLSGLAVWKSVQFPLLRTLMGGYDNARIVHFVCMSVLVAFFVVHVVMVALVPRSLLLMIRGR; this comes from the coding sequence TTGAGTCACAACACGGTTCAACCGGGGTGGGTACGGATTACGCACTGGATCAATGCCTTGGCCGTCGTGCTGATGGTCATGAGCGGCTGGCAGATTTACGATGCGTCGCCGATCTTTCCCGTCATTCAGTTTTCTCCTTCGATCACGCTAGGCGGCTGGCTCGGCGGCGCGCTGCAATGGCACTTTGCGGTGATGTGGCTGCTGGTCGCGAACTTCATCGTGTATCTGGCGGGCAATGTGGCGTCGGGGCGCTTGCGGCGCAAGCTGTTGCCGCTCAACCCGAAGCTGCTTGCCGCCGATCTGCTCGCGGCCTTGCGCGGACGGTTGAAGCACGACGACCTCGCGCATTACAACGCGATTCAAAAGCTCGCCTATCTCGTCGTGATCGCCGATATCGTGCTGATCGTGCTGTCGGGGCTCGCGGTGTGGAAATCCGTGCAGTTTCCGCTCCTGCGCACGCTGATGGGCGGCTATGACAATGCGCGCATCGTGCACTTCGTCTGCATGAGCGTGCTGGTCGCGTTCTTCGTCGTGCATGTGGTGATGGTCGCGCTCGTGCCACGTTCGTTGCTGCTGATGATCCGGGGGCGCTGA
- a CDS encoding TonB-dependent receptor — MDRTRARRENASNKISTTANQNNMRKHTHVMYATLLLFSAASRASAATDPSASTESLADPTEMTDVKVSAKRLDDVRNGLLPETGSSVYRFTQDDIDALPAGQNTPLNQVLLQAPGVAADSYGQLHVRGDHANLQYRINGVIIPEPISGFGQSLDTRIIDQVNLLTGALPAQYGYRTAGIVDIHTKSGDTGNGGSIDVFGGSHQTIKTSADVYGSKGPFSYYLSGSLGMNNLGIENPTASANAIHDHTRQGDAFGYLSYIINPLTRVSLLFGTTSNQFDIPNTPGLPTSFTLNGNNTFDSSQLNETQSELNNFAAIALQGTNGGAFDYQVAFFTRYTRTQFNPDPVGDLLFNGVAAQDFHSNSANGAQVDTTWRLNDKHTVRAGLFFQQEHAVFNNSVNVFAVDQNGNQLSDQPFNIQDNSSKTGYLYSLYAQDEWKVTDRLTVNYGLRYDRMDEYTSASQLSPRIGAVYTLTPTTTVHAGYARYFTPPAFELVSGSTISKFNGTTNQSPSSQNDPVQPERSHYFDIGVTQKLGSALTLGLDAYYKKSTNLLDEGQFGSALIFTPFNYQYGKTYGVEFTANFRRDNVSAYLNLAYSRAQGKQISSAQFNFDPDELAFINSHWVFLDHDQRVTASFGGTYDLGRTTFTFDGLVGSGLRSGFANTDRLPVYAQVNLGVIQHFNQPLIGKFDARLLVINAFNRVYELRDGSGIGVGAPQYGPHFAVYAGATKYF, encoded by the coding sequence ATGGATCGGACGCGCGCGCGCCGTGAAAACGCATCGAACAAGATCTCAACGACAGCAAATCAAAACAACATGCGCAAACACACTCACGTGATGTACGCCACGCTGCTTCTGTTTAGTGCCGCTTCACGGGCATCGGCGGCTACGGATCCTTCCGCATCGACAGAGAGTCTCGCCGACCCAACCGAAATGACCGATGTGAAAGTGAGCGCCAAACGGCTCGATGACGTTCGCAACGGCTTGTTGCCCGAAACGGGCAGCAGCGTCTACCGCTTCACACAGGACGATATCGACGCCCTGCCCGCCGGCCAGAACACGCCGCTCAATCAGGTGCTATTGCAGGCACCGGGCGTGGCTGCGGATTCATACGGCCAGTTGCACGTGCGCGGCGATCACGCGAACCTGCAATACCGGATCAACGGCGTCATCATTCCCGAACCGATCAGCGGCTTTGGCCAGTCGCTCGACACGCGCATCATCGATCAGGTCAATCTGCTGACGGGGGCGTTGCCCGCCCAGTATGGCTACCGGACAGCGGGTATCGTCGATATCCACACCAAATCGGGCGACACGGGCAACGGCGGTTCGATCGACGTCTTCGGCGGCAGCCATCAGACCATCAAGACCAGCGCCGACGTATATGGCAGCAAGGGGCCGTTCAGCTACTATCTGAGCGGCTCGCTGGGCATGAACAATCTGGGCATCGAAAACCCGACCGCGAGCGCCAACGCCATTCACGATCACACACGCCAGGGCGACGCGTTCGGCTATCTGTCGTACATCATCAATCCGCTGACGCGCGTGAGTCTGCTGTTCGGCACGACCAGCAACCAGTTCGACATTCCGAATACGCCCGGCCTGCCGACCAGCTTCACGCTCAACGGCAACAACACGTTCGATTCATCGCAACTGAACGAAACCCAATCCGAACTGAACAACTTCGCGGCGATCGCGTTGCAGGGGACGAACGGCGGCGCATTCGATTATCAGGTCGCGTTTTTCACGCGCTACACGCGCACACAGTTCAACCCGGACCCCGTCGGCGATCTGCTGTTCAACGGTGTCGCGGCGCAAGACTTTCACAGCAACTCGGCCAATGGCGCGCAAGTCGACACCACCTGGCGTCTGAACGACAAACATACCGTGCGCGCGGGCCTGTTCTTCCAGCAGGAGCACGCGGTATTCAACAACAGCGTGAACGTCTTCGCCGTCGATCAAAACGGTAACCAGCTCTCGGATCAACCGTTCAACATTCAGGACAACAGCAGCAAAACGGGCTACCTGTACAGCCTGTACGCGCAGGACGAATGGAAGGTCACCGACCGCCTCACAGTGAACTACGGTCTGCGCTACGACCGGATGGACGAGTACACGAGCGCGAGCCAGTTGAGCCCGCGCATCGGCGCGGTCTACACGCTCACGCCGACGACGACCGTGCACGCCGGCTACGCACGCTATTTCACGCCGCCCGCATTCGAGCTGGTCTCCGGCTCGACGATCTCGAAGTTCAACGGCACGACGAACCAGAGTCCGTCCAGCCAGAACGATCCCGTGCAACCCGAACGCAGCCATTACTTCGATATCGGCGTCACGCAAAAGCTTGGTTCAGCGCTGACGCTCGGCCTCGATGCGTACTACAAGAAGTCGACCAATCTGCTCGACGAAGGGCAATTCGGCTCCGCGCTGATTTTCACGCCGTTCAACTATCAATACGGCAAAACGTACGGCGTCGAATTCACGGCGAACTTCCGGCGCGACAACGTCTCCGCTTATCTGAACCTTGCGTATAGCCGCGCGCAGGGCAAGCAGATCAGTTCGGCGCAATTCAATTTCGATCCCGACGAACTGGCCTTCATCAACAGCCATTGGGTGTTTCTCGATCACGACCAGCGCGTGACGGCTTCGTTCGGCGGCACCTACGATCTCGGCAGGACGACGTTCACGTTCGACGGACTCGTCGGCAGCGGACTGCGCAGCGGCTTTGCCAACACGGACCGTCTGCCCGTCTATGCGCAGGTGAACCTCGGGGTGATCCAGCATTTCAACCAGCCGCTGATCGGCAAGTTCGACGCGCGTCTGCTCGTGATCAACGCGTTCAACCGCGTCTACGAACTGCGCGACGGCTCGGGCATCGGTGTCGGCGCGCCGCAATACGGTCCGCATTTCGCGGTGTATGCGGGCGCGACCAAATACTTCTGA
- a CDS encoding DsbA family oxidoreductase, which produces MTQQLKIDFVSDIACPWCAIGLSSLQLALSRLGDDVKAEIVMHPFELNPQMGPEGEAIVDYLGKKYGRTPAQIEETQAMIRERGASVGFAFGPRNYVYNTFDAHRLLHWAGIEGKQLPLKLALLQAYHGDGKDPSNHDVLVEAAQSVGLDAAKARDVLNGNDYAEEVRAEEQQFQAMGIQSVPSIVFNQKYLVTGGQPVEAFEQVIQQILAEEKAGA; this is translated from the coding sequence ATGACGCAACAACTCAAGATCGATTTTGTCTCCGATATCGCCTGCCCGTGGTGCGCGATCGGGCTTTCGTCGCTGCAGTTAGCGCTGTCGCGTCTCGGTGATGACGTGAAGGCCGAGATCGTCATGCATCCGTTCGAACTGAATCCGCAGATGGGGCCGGAAGGCGAAGCCATCGTCGATTATCTCGGCAAGAAATATGGCCGCACGCCGGCGCAGATCGAAGAGACGCAGGCAATGATCCGCGAACGCGGCGCGAGCGTCGGCTTTGCGTTCGGCCCGCGCAATTACGTGTACAACACGTTCGATGCGCACAGGCTGCTGCATTGGGCGGGTATCGAAGGCAAGCAGCTGCCGTTGAAGCTCGCGCTGTTGCAGGCGTATCACGGCGACGGCAAGGACCCGAGCAATCACGACGTGCTGGTCGAAGCCGCGCAATCCGTCGGTCTCGATGCCGCGAAAGCGCGCGACGTGCTGAACGGCAACGACTATGCCGAAGAAGTGCGCGCCGAAGAGCAGCAGTTCCAGGCAATGGGCATTCAGTCGGTACCGTCGATCGTGTTCAACCAGAAGTATCTGGTGACGGGCGGCCAGCCTGTCGAAGCGTTCGAGCAGGTGATCCAGCAGATTCTTGCTGAAGAGAAAGCGGGCGCTTGA
- the fusA gene encoding elongation factor G: protein MDYPPEAIRTIALVGHAGCGKTSLIEALLKEGGAIHAAGSVDRGSTVCDFDPLERKYHHSLSSAIAHLHYQNTRIYLADTPGYPDFSGLSISALPAVETAAIVINARTGIEMTTRRMMAWAEARKLCRIIVVNGIDGDKVDLPGLLEEIQETFGKDCLPINLPAQGASAVVDCFFNPSGESDLLSVESAHNALVDQVIELDAKLMELYLEQGEAVQPEQLHEPFERALREGHLVPVCFTSSATGAGIRELLDVFVKLLPNPLEGNPPLFYRDVDGRRETVQAEPDPNKHVLAHVFKIVIDPYIGKMAVFRIHQGTVRRDSQLYIGDARQPFRVAHLMLLQGKDHEEIAQAGPGDICATAKIDEISFDAVLHDAPEDGNIHLAPLAFPTPIYGLAIEPERRGNEQRLWEILQKLAAEDPCLKIEHPVGTNETVVRGLGELHLRHMLERLADQYKLGVITRPPKIAYRETIGGKAEGHHRHKKQTGGAGQFGEVMLRVEPLPRGAGYEFVDAVKGGAIPGQFMPAVEKGILQVIENGPLAGFPMQDVRITVFDGKSHPVDSKEVAFVTAGRKAFIDAILKAQPILLEPIVNIEVMTPETTMGDIIGDLSSRRAQVQGTRNLTGRAVVVAGKVPLSELADYQSRLNAIAGGHGNYSIELSHYDPVPPNQQDKLASQYKKQSDTA, encoded by the coding sequence ATGGATTACCCACCCGAAGCCATCCGTACCATCGCGCTGGTCGGCCACGCCGGTTGCGGCAAGACCTCGTTGATCGAGGCGCTGCTCAAGGAAGGCGGGGCGATCCACGCGGCAGGCAGCGTCGACCGGGGCTCGACCGTCTGCGACTTCGATCCGCTGGAGCGCAAATACCACCACTCGCTCTCTTCCGCGATCGCCCACCTGCATTACCAGAACACCCGCATTTACCTCGCCGACACTCCCGGCTACCCCGACTTCTCCGGCCTTTCCATCAGCGCGCTGCCCGCCGTCGAAACCGCCGCGATCGTCATCAACGCGCGCACCGGCATCGAAATGACCACCCGCCGCATGATGGCGTGGGCCGAGGCGCGCAAGCTGTGCCGGATCATCGTCGTGAACGGCATCGATGGCGACAAGGTCGATCTGCCCGGTCTGCTCGAAGAGATTCAGGAGACTTTCGGCAAGGACTGTCTGCCCATCAACCTGCCCGCGCAAGGCGCAAGCGCCGTGGTCGACTGCTTCTTCAACCCGTCCGGCGAGTCCGATCTGCTGTCGGTGGAATCCGCGCACAACGCGCTCGTCGATCAGGTGATCGAACTCGATGCCAAGCTGATGGAGCTGTATCTCGAACAGGGCGAAGCGGTCCAGCCGGAACAACTGCACGAACCGTTCGAGCGCGCGTTGCGCGAAGGGCATCTGGTGCCCGTGTGCTTCACGTCGTCGGCGACGGGCGCCGGCATCCGCGAACTGCTCGACGTGTTCGTCAAACTGTTGCCCAATCCGCTCGAAGGCAATCCGCCCCTCTTCTATCGCGATGTCGATGGCCGGCGCGAGACGGTGCAGGCCGAACCCGATCCCAACAAGCATGTGCTCGCGCATGTCTTCAAGATCGTGATCGACCCGTACATCGGCAAGATGGCTGTGTTCCGCATCCATCAGGGCACGGTGCGGCGCGACAGTCAGCTCTATATCGGCGATGCGCGCCAGCCGTTTCGCGTCGCGCATCTGATGCTGCTGCAGGGCAAGGACCACGAAGAAATCGCGCAGGCGGGACCGGGCGATATCTGCGCGACGGCGAAGATCGACGAGATTTCATTCGACGCCGTGCTGCACGATGCCCCCGAAGACGGCAACATCCATCTCGCCCCGCTCGCGTTTCCGACGCCGATCTACGGCCTCGCCATCGAGCCGGAGCGGCGCGGCAACGAACAGCGTCTGTGGGAGATCCTGCAAAAGCTCGCGGCGGAAGACCCTTGCCTGAAAATCGAACATCCCGTCGGCACCAACGAGACCGTCGTGCGCGGTCTGGGCGAACTGCATCTGCGGCACATGCTGGAGCGGCTCGCCGATCAATACAAGCTCGGCGTCATCACGCGGCCACCGAAGATCGCGTACCGCGAGACCATTGGCGGCAAGGCGGAAGGACATCATCGGCACAAGAAACAGACGGGCGGCGCCGGCCAGTTCGGCGAAGTGATGCTGCGCGTCGAGCCCTTGCCGCGTGGCGCGGGCTATGAATTCGTCGATGCCGTCAAAGGCGGCGCGATTCCGGGCCAGTTCATGCCCGCCGTCGAAAAAGGCATCTTGCAGGTGATCGAAAACGGCCCGCTGGCGGGCTTTCCGATGCAGGACGTTCGCATCACCGTGTTCGACGGCAAGAGCCATCCTGTCGATTCGAAGGAAGTCGCGTTCGTCACGGCGGGCCGCAAGGCGTTCATCGATGCAATCCTGAAAGCGCAGCCGATCCTGCTCGAACCGATCGTAAACATCGAGGTGATGACGCCCGAGACGACGATGGGCGACATCATCGGCGACCTGTCGTCGCGGCGGGCGCAGGTGCAAGGCACGCGCAATCTGACGGGCCGTGCTGTCGTCGTGGCGGGGAAAGTGCCGTTATCGGAACTGGCCGACTATCAGTCACGCCTGAACGCGATCGCGGGCGGACACGGCAATTACAGCATCGAGTTGAGCCACTACGATCCTGTGCCGCCGAACCAGCAGGACAAGCTCGCGTCGCAGTACAAGAAGCAATCCGACACGGCCTGA
- a CDS encoding DUF2894 domain-containing protein has translation MSNNASADESARTSDAQATLDAWREQGADRFDPLRFHFMDALARRAAAHEGEARRILDARLSTLLEAYTGDLGSAATTAQTPVPCKPARGPLGELVDYIASHPQAGDERVALSAAVRSELKALDYFRETWSKVSAEKQVRVSLEQVPGNAGPLNSSSLVHRSLSLMRELSPGYLQQFLAYVDALSWMEQIAGGALPVKDAPRAASAKKGTRGKSR, from the coding sequence GTGAGTAACAACGCAAGCGCGGACGAAAGCGCGCGCACCAGCGACGCACAGGCGACGCTCGACGCATGGCGCGAGCAGGGCGCCGACCGGTTCGATCCGTTGCGCTTTCATTTCATGGATGCGCTCGCCCGGCGTGCAGCCGCTCACGAAGGCGAAGCGCGCCGCATTCTCGATGCGCGTCTGTCGACCTTGCTCGAAGCCTATACCGGAGATCTCGGCAGCGCTGCAACGACGGCCCAAACACCCGTGCCGTGCAAGCCCGCGCGTGGACCGCTCGGAGAACTAGTCGACTACATCGCGAGCCATCCGCAGGCGGGCGACGAACGCGTTGCGCTCAGTGCCGCCGTTCGCTCCGAACTGAAGGCGCTCGATTACTTCCGCGAAACCTGGTCCAAGGTCAGTGCCGAGAAACAGGTGCGCGTGTCGCTCGAACAGGTGCCGGGCAATGCCGGGCCGCTCAATTCGAGCAGCCTCGTGCATCGGTCGCTGTCGCTGATGCGCGAGCTGTCGCCGGGCTATCTGCAACAGTTTCTGGCGTACGTCGATGCGTTGTCGTGGATGGAGCAGATCGCGGGCGGCGCGTTGCCCGTCAAGGATGCGCCGCGCGCCGCGAGCGCGAAGAAGGGCACGCGCGGCAAGTCGCGCTAA
- a CDS encoding OmpA family protein: protein MNDDIDGGVEPTTPIWAAFSDLMSVLLGAFVLILVGVIGVQLELSARLDDAVKQRQMEAQRRKTLEQALAGPLAAGRVTLVNGRIGISGNVLFALNSDQLQPQGRDLLKSLAGPLSAYLRSHDEILMVSGFADDQQVRSSNRRFADNWELSAQRALTVTRSFIDAGIPASSVFAAAFGSEQPVSSNADSEGRAKNRRVEIAAVPRPASSGGGNRE from the coding sequence ATGAACGACGATATCGACGGCGGCGTCGAGCCGACGACGCCCATCTGGGCCGCGTTCAGCGATCTGATGTCGGTGTTGCTGGGCGCGTTCGTGCTGATTCTGGTTGGCGTGATCGGCGTGCAGCTGGAGCTGTCGGCGCGGCTCGACGACGCCGTCAAGCAGCGGCAGATGGAAGCGCAGCGCCGCAAGACGCTGGAGCAGGCGCTGGCCGGGCCGCTCGCCGCCGGGCGCGTGACGCTCGTGAACGGGCGCATCGGCATCAGCGGCAACGTGCTGTTCGCGCTGAACTCCGACCAGTTGCAGCCGCAGGGGCGCGATCTGCTGAAGAGCCTTGCCGGACCGTTGTCGGCGTATCTGCGCTCGCACGACGAAATCCTGATGGTCAGCGGCTTTGCCGACGATCAGCAAGTGCGCTCCAGTAACCGCCGCTTCGCGGACAACTGGGAACTGTCGGCGCAACGCGCGCTGACGGTGACGCGCTCGTTCATCGACGCGGGCATTCCGGCGTCGTCGGTGTTCGCGGCGGCGTTCGGGTCCGAGCAGCCCGTCAGTTCGAACGCGGATAGCGAAGGGCGGGCGAAGAACCGTCGCGTGGAAATTGCAGCGGTGCCGAGGCCGGCGTCATCAGGCGGCGGAAACCGTGAGTAA